In a single window of the Grus americana isolate bGruAme1 chromosome 31, bGruAme1.mat, whole genome shotgun sequence genome:
- the RDH5 gene encoding retinol dehydrogenase 5, whose protein sequence is MWPYLLLAALACVLGWLVRDRQTLPSVKDKHVFITGCDSGFGNLLARRLANRGYRVLAACLTQKGADSLQRSCSGHLRTTLLDVTRSDSIHRAVEWVRAEVGEKGLFGLVNNAGVANPIGPTEWMGMEDYRQVMAVNAFGTIEVTLQFLPLLKRARGRVVNTSSVLGRLSANGGGYCISKYCVEAFSDSLRRDMYHFGVRVSIVEPGFFKTAVTNLESIEASLRQLWDRLAPETRLSYGEDFFHKYLRVQRLIMNVICDADLSKVTRCMEHALGARHPRTRYSAGWDAKLLWLPASYLPACVVDFVLATVLPKPAHRVR, encoded by the exons ATGTGGCCGTACCTCTTGCTGGCGGCGCTGGCCTGTgtgctgggctggctggtgcGGGACCGCCAGACCCTGCCCTCCGTCAAGGACAAGCACGTCTTCATCACCGGCTGCGACAGCGGCTTCGGCAACCTGCTGGCACGGCGGCTGGCCAACCGGGGCTACCGGGTGCTGGCCGCTTGCCTGACCCAGAAAGGGGCAGACAGTCTCCAGCGGAGCTGCTCCGGCCACCTCCGCACCACCCTGCTCGACGTCACCCGCTCCGACAGCATCCACCGCGCCGTCGAGTGGGTGCGGGCAGAGGTGGGCGAGaaag gtctcTTCGGGCTGGTGAACAACGCGGGGGTGGCCAACCCCATCGGCCCCACGGAGTGGATGGGGATGGAGGACTATCGCCAGGTCATGGCCGTCAACGCCTTCGGGACCATCGAGGTGACGCTCCAGTTCCTGCCCCTGCTGAAACGGGCGCGGGGCCGGGTGGTGAACACCTCCAGCGTGCTGGGCCGCCTCTCCGCCAACGGCGGCGGCTATTGCATCTCCAAGTACTGCGTCGAAGCCTTCTCCGACAGCCTGCG GAGGGACATGTACCACTTCGGGGTGAGGGTCAGCATCGTGGAGCCCGGCTTCTTCAAGACGGCGGTGACCAACCTGGAGAGCATCGAGGCGTCCCTGCGCCAGCTCTGGGATCGCCTGGCGCCCGAGACGCGGCTCAGCTACGGCGAGGATTTCTTCCACAAGT ACCTCAGGGTGCAGCGGCTCATCATGAACGTCATCTGCGACGCTGACCTCAGCAAGGTGACGCGCTGCATGGAGCACGCGCTGGGCGCCCGGCACCCACGCACCCGCTACAGCGCCGGCTGGGACGCCAAGCTGCTCTGGCTGCCCGCGTCCTACCTGCCCGCCTGCGTCGTCGACTTCGTCCTGGCCACC
- the BLOC1S1 gene encoding biogenesis of lysosome-related organelles complex 1 subunit 1, translated as MLSRLLKEHQARQSERRELQERRRREAIAAATRLTEALVDHLNVGVAQAYVNQRKLDHEVKTLQVQAAQFAKQTGQWITMVENFNQALKEIGDVENWARSIEMDMRTIATALEYVYKGQLQPSCS; from the exons ATGCTGTCCCGGCTGCTGAAGGAGCACCAGGCGCGGCAGAGCGAACGGCGGGAGCTGCAGG AGCGGCGGCGCAGGGAGGCCATCGCCGCCGCCACCCGCCTGACCGAGGCCCTGGTCGATCACCTCAACGTGGG GGTGGCTCAGGCCTATGTCAACCAGCGGAAGCTGGACCACGAGGTGAAGACGCTGCAGGTGCAGGCAGCCCAGTTCGCCAAGCAGACGGGGCAGTGGATCACCATGGTGGAGAACTTCAACCAGGCCCTcaag GAGATCGGCGATGTGGAGAACTGGGCCCGCAGCATCGAGATGGACATGCGGACCATCGCCACTGCCCTGGAGTACGTCTACAaggggcagctccagccctcctgctcctgA